The following are encoded together in the Bos javanicus breed banteng chromosome X, ARS-OSU_banteng_1.0, whole genome shotgun sequence genome:
- the RBBP7 gene encoding histone-binding protein RBBP7 isoform X3: MASKEMFEDTVEERVINEEYKIWKKNTPFLYDLVMTHALQWPSLTVQWLPEVTKPEGKDYALHWLVLGTHTSDEQNHLVVARVHIPNDDAQFDASHCDSEKGGKIECEIKINHEGEVNRARYMPQNPHIIATKTPSSDVLVFDYTKHPAKPDPSGECNPDLRLRGHQKEGYGLSWNSNLSGHLLSASDDHTVCLWDINAGPKEGKIVDAKAIFTGHSAVVEDVAWHLLHESLFGSVADDQKLMIWDTRSNTTSKPSHLVDAHTAEVNCLSFNPYSEFILATGSADKTVALWDLRNLKLKLHTFESHKDEIFQVHWSPHNETILASSGTDRRLNVWDLSKIGEEQSAEDAEDGPPELLFIHGGHTAKISDFSWNPNEPWVICSVSEDNIMQIWQMAENIYNDEESDVTTPELEGQGS, encoded by the exons ATGGCGAGTAAAGAGA TGTTTGAAGATACTGTGGAGGAGCGTGTCATCaatgaagaatataaaatctggaaGAAGAATACACCGTTTCTGTATGACCTGGTTATGACCCATGCTCTTCAGTGGCCGAGTCTTACCGTTCAGTGGCTTCCTGAAGTGACTAA ACCGGAAGGAAAGGATTATGCCCTTCATTGGCTAGTGCTGGGGACTCACACATCTGATGAGCAGAATCATCTCGTGGTTGCTCGAGTCCATATTCCGAATGATGATGCACAGTTTGATGCTTCCCACTGTGACAGTGAAAAGGGTG GAAAAATTGaatgtgaaattaaaattaacCATGAAGGAGAAGTAAACCGTGCTCGTTACATGCCGCAGAATCCTCACATCATTGCTACAAAAACACCATCTTCTGATGTGCTGGTTTTTGACTATACGAAGCACCCTGCTAAACCAG accCAAGTGGAGAGTGTAATCCTGACCTTAGGCTAAGAGGCCACCAAAAGGAAGGCTATGGCCTTTCTTGGAATTCCAATTTGAGTGGACATCTCCTAAGTGCATCTGATGACCAT ACCGTCTGTCTGTGGGATATTAATGCAGGACCAAAGGAAGGCAAAATTGTGGATGCTAAAGCAATTTTTACCGGCCACTCGGCTGTTGTAGAGGATGTGGCCTGGCACCTGCTGCATGAGTCCTTGTTTGGATCTGTTGCTGATGATCAGAAACTTATGAT ATGGGACACCAGGTCCAATACCACCTCCAAGCCGAGCCACCTGGTTGATGCGCACACTGCCGAGGTCAATTGCCTGTCCTTCAATCCCTACAGCGAGTTCATTCTCGCAACTGGCTCTGCGGATAAG actGTAGCTTTATGGGATCTGCGTAATTTAAAATTGAAACTCCATACCTTTGAATCTCATAAagatgaaattttccag GTCCACTGGTCTCCACATAACGAAACCATTCTGGCTTCAAGTGGTACTGATCGCCGCCTGAATGTGTGGGATTTAAG CAAAATTGGAGAAGAACAATCAGCAGAAGATGCAGAAGATGGGCCTCCAGAACTCCTG TTTATTCATGGAGGACACACTGCCAAGATATCAGATTTTAGTTGGAACCCAAATGAGCCTTGGGTCATTTGCTCGGTGTCTGAGGATAACATCATGCAGATATGGCAAATG gctgaaaatatttacaatgatGAAGAGTCAGATGTCACAACACCGGAACTGGAGGGGCAAGGATCTTAA
- the RBBP7 gene encoding histone-binding protein RBBP7 isoform X2, which translates to MASKEMFEDTVEERVINEEYKIWKKNTPFLYDLVMTHALQWPSLTVQWLPEVTKPEGKDYALHWLVLGTHTSDEQNHLVVARVHIPNDDAQFDASHCDSEKGEFGGFGSVTGKIECEIKINHEGEVNRARYMPQNPHIIATKTPSSDVLVFDYTKHPAKPDPSGECNPDLRLRGHQKEGYGLSWNSNLSGHLLSASDDHTVCLWDINAGPKEGKIVDAKAIFTGHSAVVEDVAWHLLHESLFGSVADDQKLMIWDTRSNTTSKPSHLVDAHTAEVNCLSFNPYSEFILATGSADKTVALWDLRNLKLKLHTFESHKDEIFQVHWSPHNETILASSGTDRRLNVWDLSKIGEEQSAEDAEDGPPELLFIHGGHTAKISDFSWNPNEPWVICSVSEDNIMQIWQMAENIYNDEESDVTTPELEGQGS; encoded by the exons ATGGCGAGTAAAGAGA TGTTTGAAGATACTGTGGAGGAGCGTGTCATCaatgaagaatataaaatctggaaGAAGAATACACCGTTTCTGTATGACCTGGTTATGACCCATGCTCTTCAGTGGCCGAGTCTTACCGTTCAGTGGCTTCCTGAAGTGACTAA ACCGGAAGGAAAGGATTATGCCCTTCATTGGCTAGTGCTGGGGACTCACACATCTGATGAGCAGAATCATCTCGTGGTTGCTCGAGTCCATATTCCGAATGATGATGCACAGTTTGATGCTTCCCACTGTGACAGTGAAAAGGGTG AATTTGGTGGCTTTGGTTCTGTAACAGGAAAAATTGaatgtgaaattaaaattaacCATGAAGGAGAAGTAAACCGTGCTCGTTACATGCCGCAGAATCCTCACATCATTGCTACAAAAACACCATCTTCTGATGTGCTGGTTTTTGACTATACGAAGCACCCTGCTAAACCAG accCAAGTGGAGAGTGTAATCCTGACCTTAGGCTAAGAGGCCACCAAAAGGAAGGCTATGGCCTTTCTTGGAATTCCAATTTGAGTGGACATCTCCTAAGTGCATCTGATGACCAT ACCGTCTGTCTGTGGGATATTAATGCAGGACCAAAGGAAGGCAAAATTGTGGATGCTAAAGCAATTTTTACCGGCCACTCGGCTGTTGTAGAGGATGTGGCCTGGCACCTGCTGCATGAGTCCTTGTTTGGATCTGTTGCTGATGATCAGAAACTTATGAT ATGGGACACCAGGTCCAATACCACCTCCAAGCCGAGCCACCTGGTTGATGCGCACACTGCCGAGGTCAATTGCCTGTCCTTCAATCCCTACAGCGAGTTCATTCTCGCAACTGGCTCTGCGGATAAG actGTAGCTTTATGGGATCTGCGTAATTTAAAATTGAAACTCCATACCTTTGAATCTCATAAagatgaaattttccag GTCCACTGGTCTCCACATAACGAAACCATTCTGGCTTCAAGTGGTACTGATCGCCGCCTGAATGTGTGGGATTTAAG CAAAATTGGAGAAGAACAATCAGCAGAAGATGCAGAAGATGGGCCTCCAGAACTCCTG TTTATTCATGGAGGACACACTGCCAAGATATCAGATTTTAGTTGGAACCCAAATGAGCCTTGGGTCATTTGCTCGGTGTCTGAGGATAACATCATGCAGATATGGCAAATG gctgaaaatatttacaatgatGAAGAGTCAGATGTCACAACACCGGAACTGGAGGGGCAAGGATCTTAA
- the RBBP7 gene encoding histone-binding protein RBBP7 isoform X1: MAAGSGFVGAEASSGGGWGERADAFLLHVDSSRRVGRGAPLHTGRHLGTVFEDTVEERVINEEYKIWKKNTPFLYDLVMTHALQWPSLTVQWLPEVTKPEGKDYALHWLVLGTHTSDEQNHLVVARVHIPNDDAQFDASHCDSEKGEFGGFGSVTGKIECEIKINHEGEVNRARYMPQNPHIIATKTPSSDVLVFDYTKHPAKPDPSGECNPDLRLRGHQKEGYGLSWNSNLSGHLLSASDDHTVCLWDINAGPKEGKIVDAKAIFTGHSAVVEDVAWHLLHESLFGSVADDQKLMIWDTRSNTTSKPSHLVDAHTAEVNCLSFNPYSEFILATGSADKTVALWDLRNLKLKLHTFESHKDEIFQVHWSPHNETILASSGTDRRLNVWDLSKIGEEQSAEDAEDGPPELLFIHGGHTAKISDFSWNPNEPWVICSVSEDNIMQIWQMAENIYNDEESDVTTPELEGQGS; this comes from the exons ATGGCTGCCGGCTCGGGTTTCGTGGGAGCTGAGGCCTCttctggtgggggatggggggagcGGGCCGATGCGTTTCTGCTACACGTGGATTCGTCTCGCCGGGTGGGTCGGGGAGCCCCTTTACATACGGGTCGTCATCTTGGAACAG TGTTTGAAGATACTGTGGAGGAGCGTGTCATCaatgaagaatataaaatctggaaGAAGAATACACCGTTTCTGTATGACCTGGTTATGACCCATGCTCTTCAGTGGCCGAGTCTTACCGTTCAGTGGCTTCCTGAAGTGACTAA ACCGGAAGGAAAGGATTATGCCCTTCATTGGCTAGTGCTGGGGACTCACACATCTGATGAGCAGAATCATCTCGTGGTTGCTCGAGTCCATATTCCGAATGATGATGCACAGTTTGATGCTTCCCACTGTGACAGTGAAAAGGGTG AATTTGGTGGCTTTGGTTCTGTAACAGGAAAAATTGaatgtgaaattaaaattaacCATGAAGGAGAAGTAAACCGTGCTCGTTACATGCCGCAGAATCCTCACATCATTGCTACAAAAACACCATCTTCTGATGTGCTGGTTTTTGACTATACGAAGCACCCTGCTAAACCAG accCAAGTGGAGAGTGTAATCCTGACCTTAGGCTAAGAGGCCACCAAAAGGAAGGCTATGGCCTTTCTTGGAATTCCAATTTGAGTGGACATCTCCTAAGTGCATCTGATGACCAT ACCGTCTGTCTGTGGGATATTAATGCAGGACCAAAGGAAGGCAAAATTGTGGATGCTAAAGCAATTTTTACCGGCCACTCGGCTGTTGTAGAGGATGTGGCCTGGCACCTGCTGCATGAGTCCTTGTTTGGATCTGTTGCTGATGATCAGAAACTTATGAT ATGGGACACCAGGTCCAATACCACCTCCAAGCCGAGCCACCTGGTTGATGCGCACACTGCCGAGGTCAATTGCCTGTCCTTCAATCCCTACAGCGAGTTCATTCTCGCAACTGGCTCTGCGGATAAG actGTAGCTTTATGGGATCTGCGTAATTTAAAATTGAAACTCCATACCTTTGAATCTCATAAagatgaaattttccag GTCCACTGGTCTCCACATAACGAAACCATTCTGGCTTCAAGTGGTACTGATCGCCGCCTGAATGTGTGGGATTTAAG CAAAATTGGAGAAGAACAATCAGCAGAAGATGCAGAAGATGGGCCTCCAGAACTCCTG TTTATTCATGGAGGACACACTGCCAAGATATCAGATTTTAGTTGGAACCCAAATGAGCCTTGGGTCATTTGCTCGGTGTCTGAGGATAACATCATGCAGATATGGCAAATG gctgaaaatatttacaatgatGAAGAGTCAGATGTCACAACACCGGAACTGGAGGGGCAAGGATCTTAA